Genomic segment of Candidatus Cloacimonadota bacterium:
TCGCGATCAAAACGACCACGGTTAATCATCTTCCTGTAACGCGAACTTATCACGATATTTGGGCTGATATTGTCGTTGATAATCACTTCAAAGCGGTCATCGATTTTTTTGATGGAAATATCTGGAAACACATAATTTGTGCTGGGAGACAAAATGCGCAAGCCGGGCTTGGGGTCCAGTTTCGAGATGATGTCGCGCATGGCGAGAATGTGGTCTTCTCCCACGCCAAAATGGGATGCCAGTTTTTGGAAGCGGCGATGGATGAGATTATCGAACTGGTCGTCGCAAAGCCCCACCAGGATGCGGTTTTGCAATTGATCTTCGGAAAGCTGCGCCAACAGGCATTCCCTGATGTTTCTGGACGTGATGCCTCTGGGCTCCAGTTGCAAAACGATGTCGTGAAGCTCCTCAGCGCGTTTTGGGCTGATGCCAAATTGTTTGGCAACCTTTCTCAGGGTGATGTTTTCGGGCAAAAAGCCATAGATATCACAGCTATCCAAAAGCTCGGCGATAAATTCCACCTCGATGTCGGGCAAAGAGAGCGGATAAAGCTGGCGTAAAAACTTTTCTTTCCCATCCTCTTCATAGCGGATGAAGGATTCTTTTTGCTCCTGTTCCGGTTCTTCGCGGCTGGCGTCGTAGCTTTGATGATAATCATTCCATTGATCCAGGATTTCGGTCAGTTCATTGGCTTCGCTGAGGGTTGTGTCCAGTTCATCATCCGTTTTCTCATCTTCAGCGTCGTTTTTGCTTTCTTGTTCCTGTGTTTCAAGGTTTTCGGGTTCTTCCTCGTCCTTTTCTTCACGCAGTTCCAAAAGCGGATTTTGCTCCAATTCCAGCTTGATGTATGCCTCAAGCTCCAACATGGGCAGAGCAAGCATTTTCAAGGATTGAAGCATCTTTGGCTTCAGAGCCAATTCCTGCTTTTGTTTCAGGCCAAGGTGTTGATCCATTGTGCTCATTGCTGGGTCTCAAATGGGTTGGACATAAAGCGTTCGCCCAAATATAGTTTACGGGCTTTTTCATCATTGATCAGTTCCCTGGAAGAACCTGATACAATGATCTTTCCTTCAAAGATAATATAAGCCCGGTTCACGATTTTCAAAGTTTCGATCACGTTGTGGTCAGTCAGCATCACTCCGATATTTTTCTGACGGAGTTTGGAAATGATATCCTGAATATCCGCCACCGCGATGGGATCCACCCCCGCGAAAGGTTCGTCCATAAAAATGAAGGTGGGATTTGTGACCAGCGAGCGCGTAATCTCCAGTTTACGGCGTTCGCCACCGGAAAGGGTGTATGCCTTTTGGTTTGCCAGGGCGCTCAAGTTCAGCTCTTCCAAAGCGCTTTCCAGGCGGATTTTGCGTTCAGCCCGGCTGATTTTCAGAGTTTCCAGGATGGCCAAGATATTTTGTTTCACGGTGAGCTTGGCAAAAATGGAGGGAGCCTGAGCCAGATAGCCCAAACCAAGCCTGGCACGGCGATACATGGGAAGCCGGGTGATATCTTTGCCATCCAGCCAAACCTTTCCCGCGTTCGGTTTTGCCAAGCCCAGAATCATATAGAATGTGGTGGTCTTACCCGCGCCATTGGGGCCCAGGATTCCAACCACCTCTCCCTGTTGCATTTCCATGCTCAGGTTGTCGACAACTTTGCGTCGACCATATATCTTAACCAAGTTTTTTGCCTGGATCTTGTGCGCTTCCATATCTTTAAAATACCCCAAAATTCAGCTTTGTCAAGAGTCGTTGTGAAACTTGTAAACCCCGTTGACACGGGTGCGCATTTGCATCGTATCCAGTTCGCTCTTATCAGAAAAACTGGCTTCCAAACTATCTCCATTCGCTGTATTCAAAAAGTAATCACGATCCTCGCTTTTTTGCTGCAAATAGCTGTATTCGACCGATTTTTCCGCCTCAAAATGCCGAATTTGCCGGTCTTCAAAATCCACCTGGATATAATCCGCCGTCACCCAGTTTTGCTTTTGCTCGTCTTCACCTTCGGAAAAATCCAAGCGACAGGAATCGATGAGTTCGACCCTTTCGAGCACGCGCTCCTGGAAATAGAGATAAAACTCATCCGCGCTGGCAATTGCCTTTTCGGAACGAAATTCCGGCTCTCCGATAAACAGTGCCTTGTCCTCGTTCATCAGATAGACCAAAAAGTCACTGCTGGCCTCAAATTCCTGGCTTCGCGCCAAAACGTTGAAGGTGGCCATCAGTTTCCGCTCGTTTTGGAAATATTCGAATTTATCGGCTCTCACGCTCACTGTATCCTTGCCGGCAATGTGGATGAATGGCTCTTCAACCAGATAGCTATAGCGGTTTTTTCTATCCCAAAAAGCATAGCCGCAGGTGATGTCCGCGTTTTCCTCCCTGTCGTAGGAACTGACGTTTCCCCAAACAGTTACACTATTGTGAAGCTGATCGTAAACCGCTTTGTCCGAGCGGAACCAGCGAATCACCTCCCCTTTTTTGCGTTCCTCGATTAAAACCTTCCCGCCGGCGTTAAGCTGTTCAATTTTGCGATAGTAGGTGAGGCTGTCCGCGGAAATGCTCAGCGAATCGTTGTTCACCTTCACATTTCCATCCAGTCTCGCGATTTTTTGCAGGTCAAAGATTAGCGCCCGGTCTGCCTTGAATTCCGTTTTTCCATACCAAAAATGAACCCGCCCATCCAGCTTCATCACCTGTTCATCCTGCATTTTTGTGAGCTGAAGCTTGTCGGAATGGATAACGCGAATCTTTTCGCGTCCCTGCCCCCAAAGGCAGAACATCGCCAGCAGCAGGCTACCAATCAAAAATGCTTTCTTCAAAGAAACCCTCGGCGGATATGTTGTCCATTTCTGTGGGATAAATGCTGAGTGTGGTGAGCAAGTTCCTGCCACGCAATACGTTGTTACCCTTGGTCAGTGTCACCGCATCCGGCGCTTGAACCTCGTCTGTATTGCGGTCCCAGATCAGGCGCTGGCTGCTCACGCTGCCTTCTTTTCCCACCAGTTTCACATTTCCGTAGGCAAAAACCATGTTGCGCGCGTCGTCCACGATGGTGCTGTCTGCCTTCAGGCTGGAGCCTCCACCCTCGGCGTCGAAAGTGGTGATGTCAACCTTGTAGGCGTGCATGACCCGCTTTTCGTTCCAGCGATCGATGCGTTCCGCCTTCAAGACGTAGGAAATCTTTTTCCCGTCGTATTCAGTGATGGTCACATTTGTGCTGCTTTCATCCGGAATTCCGCGCTTCATCTTCTCTGTCTGGTTGTCCAAACCACCTTCCCCGCAGGAAAAAAGCAGGGACAACATCAATATTGGCAACAGCTTAACTGAGCCGCGCCAGATATTTGAGAACGGCTTCTTCAAAGATGCCTTTGCGCGTGAGCACATATTCGATACATTCCCGGACCGCACCGTGGCCACCCTTGGCTTTGGTCACAACGTCGCAGAGCGCTTTGACGCTCTCCGGAGCGTTGGCAGGGCAAACCGACACCGCCGCGCGATTCATCAGCGGGATATCGTTCCAGTCGTCACCCATAAAGAGCATGTTGTTAAAACCAAGCCCCAGTTCCTTTAACAGGCCTTGGGCGATTTGCAATTTGTTGGGAATTTTTTGGAAAAGGTGAGAAATCCTGAGGTCTTGGCAGCGGCGCTTGAGCAGGTCGGATTCGCGCCCGGTGATGACCGCTGTTTGGATATCTGTGCCCCAAAGCAGCATGAATCCCAATCCATCCTGAGCGCTGAAATTCTTGCTCTCGCCGCCGGCACTGTCATAGATAATTCTGCCATCGGTCAAAACCCCGTCACAATCGAAAGCCAAGAGTTTGATTTTTTCCCAATAAACCATGGCTTTCGTGGGTTTCACCAG
This window contains:
- the rpoN gene encoding RNA polymerase factor sigma-54, whose translation is MSTMDQHLGLKQKQELALKPKMLQSLKMLALPMLELEAYIKLELEQNPLLELREEKDEEEPENLETQEQESKNDAEDEKTDDELDTTLSEANELTEILDQWNDYHQSYDASREEPEQEQKESFIRYEEDGKEKFLRQLYPLSLPDIEVEFIAELLDSCDIYGFLPENITLRKVAKQFGISPKRAEELHDIVLQLEPRGITSRNIRECLLAQLSEDQLQNRILVGLCDDQFDNLIHRRFQKLASHFGVGEDHILAMRDIISKLDPKPGLRILSPSTNYVFPDISIKKIDDRFEVIINDNISPNIVISSRYRKMINRGRFDRDTLRFVRDRINSAKFLIKSIYMRTRTLERVARSIIKHQPDFFAGGTGLIQPLTYAVIARDLSVSESTISRVVKHKYADTPYGMRALKDFFSSTAGMDSNFEGISRQHVKTRLICLIDAEDKSRPLSDQDLVEMLAGEGLTISRRIVAKYRAELGILNSRLRRQ
- the lptC gene encoding LPS export ABC transporter periplasmic protein LptC, with protein sequence MDNQTEKMKRGIPDESSTNVTITEYDGKKISYVLKAERIDRWNEKRVMHAYKVDITTFDAEGGGSSLKADSTIVDDARNMVFAYGNVKLVGKEGSVSSQRLIWDRNTDEVQAPDAVTLTKGNNVLRGRNLLTTLSIYPTEMDNISAEGFFEESIFDW
- the lptB gene encoding LPS export ABC transporter ATP-binding protein gives rise to the protein MEAHKIQAKNLVKIYGRRKVVDNLSMEMQQGEVVGILGPNGAGKTTTFYMILGLAKPNAGKVWLDGKDITRLPMYRRARLGLGYLAQAPSIFAKLTVKQNILAILETLKISRAERKIRLESALEELNLSALANQKAYTLSGGERRKLEITRSLVTNPTFIFMDEPFAGVDPIAVADIQDIISKLRQKNIGVMLTDHNVIETLKIVNRAYIIFEGKIIVSGSSRELINDEKARKLYLGERFMSNPFETQQ
- a CDS encoding HAD hydrolase family protein yields the protein MSYEKLVKPTKAMVYWEKIKLLAFDCDGVLTDGRIIYDSAGGESKNFSAQDGLGFMLLWGTDIQTAVITGRESDLLKRRCQDLRISHLFQKIPNKLQIAQGLLKELGLGFNNMLFMGDDWNDIPLMNRAAVSVCPANAPESVKALCDVVTKAKGGHGAVRECIEYVLTRKGIFEEAVLKYLARLS